In one window of Episyrphus balteatus chromosome 3, idEpiBalt1.1, whole genome shotgun sequence DNA:
- the LOC129914702 gene encoding two pore potassium channel protein sup-9, whose protein sequence is MLFERGESIFGVLIHCTMKRQNVRTLSLVVCTFTYLLIGAAVFDSLESQTESRRWEFLQTLKNNFVKKYNVSAEDYRMMEIVIIENKPHKAGPQWKFAGAFYFATVVLAMIGYGHSTPVTIGGKAFCMAYAMVGIPLGLVMFQSIGERLNKFASVIIRRAKRYMHCNHTEATEMNLMLATGMLSSIIITTGAAVFSRYEGWSYFDSFYYCFVTLTTIGFGDYVALQNDQALMNKPGYVALSLVFILFGLAVVAASINLLVLRFMTMQAEEAKRDEEDAHQKLGSSNQPLNYDQESSYNMKGKLLGNSNCCTDFDDNTSVCSCTCLGGTRCLNHESFVDADYHPTDIIASTLSLKRASV, encoded by the exons ATGCTCTTTGAGCGAGGTGAATCAATTTTTGGAGTGTTAATTCATTGCACCATGAAGAGGCAAAACGTTCGAACGCTATCGCTAGTTGTATGCACATTTACATATTTGCTCATTGGAGCAGCAGTATTCGACTCATTGGAATCACAAACAGAATCAAGGAGATGGGAGTTTTTGCAAA CACTAAAAAACAACTTTGTCAAAAAGTACAATGTCTCAGCCGAAGACTACAGAATGATGGAAATAGTTATAATTGAGAATAAACCGCATAAAGCTGGACCTCAATGGAAATTTGCTGGAGCCTTTTACTTTGCAACCGTAGTTCTAGCTATGATTGGATATGGCCATTCAACTCCAGTTACAATTGGTGGTAAAGCTTTTTGTATGGCATATGCTATG GTTGGTATTCCTCTTGGATTGGTTATGTTCCAAAGTATTGGTGAACGTTTGAATAAATTTGCATCGGTTATAATTCGTCGTGCGAAACGTTATATGCACTGTAATCATACTGAGGCAACAGAAATGAATCTTATGTTAGCTACAGGCATGCTTTCGTCAATTATCATCACAACTGGAGCTGCTGTATTCTCACGCTATGAGGGTTGGAGCTATTTTGACAGCTTTTATTATTGTTTCGTCACATTGACTACAATTGGTTTTGGTGATTATGTTGCCCTGCAAAATGATCAGGCTCTAATGAATAAGCCCGGTTATGTGGCGTTAAGCTTAGTTTTTATACTCTTTGGCTTGGCCGTAGTAGCAGCTAGTATAAATTTGTTGGTCTTGAGATTTATGACAAT GCAAGCTGAAGAAGCCAAACGAGACGAGGAAGATGCTCATCAAAAACTCGGATCTTCCAATCAGCCCTTGAACTATGATCAAGAATCTTCTTACAATATGAAAGGAAAATTACTTGGCAACTCGAATTGCTGCACcgattttgatgacaatacttcTGTGTGTTCATGCACTTGCTTGGGTGGAACACGTTGCTTGAATCATGAATCATTTGTCGATGCTGATTACCATCCAACTGATATTATTGCAAGTACGTTAAGTTTAAAGAGAGCATCTGTTTGA
- the LOC129914694 gene encoding ecdysteroid-phosphate phosphatase isoform X2 — protein sequence MATLPPRKNPTPTRISKQHLTPLQTLLQMGFQKHRAEKALASTGNRGVQIASDWLLAHVNDPSLDECIPREYILYACPTGPFLHQLEEFWNKSRLLCGWNGAHNYVPHITLVSFFKAPDECALQLSKALKQIVDMAGALLDRPIKLELYMSPNFMGFFVAEDDANYLKRLALQYVKESSNSTISLEPHVKSLHLTLAYQFPQSQFNALKTLVESLDPSCASSWELRLYSRDPRLATKQVHKVLYPHSPHEIDELELRIGDFIYLNSDSVDNSCDGWVEGISWLTGMTGYLPVNYTERTAESDAWTMHRVVQLSKSITPSLTSVEEIDIVDGRSLSTEDERRDLHPGHLHQDLIEGSSFTEESDLSAERFLRKTLINRCVEIPSVLQAIHPPPEIDNDADIDSSSMQSEKKDSSTSKATKNRKIYVMRHGERVDFTFGTWIPYCFDEFNNYVRKDLNMPKSLPKRKNCPEGWQNDSPLTNIGLFQAKLVGEAMYEAGIQVDHVYCSPAYRCVQTCTSALEGLKLNGKHKLRVEAGLFEWMAWYPDGVPDWCTLDELIEARYHIDKEYEPILNGTNLNDVIKETSEEFYNRNHECLLKILESTTGNILIVAHATTLDTCSRQLIGENPRSTNELRQVIHKIPYCSLATVEQINGEWKLVEPEFLPVTHSKNPRFEWNALTAT from the exons ATGGCAACATTACCGCCACGAAAGAATCCAACACCAACGAGAATCTCGAAGCAGCATCTAACTCCGTTGCAGACGCTGCTACAGATGGGTTTTCAAAAGCATAGGGC AGAAAAGGCTTTAGCTTCGACCGGCAATCGAGGAGTACAAATTGCTTCCGATTGGTTGTTGGCTCACGTAAATGATCCATCGCTAGACGAATGTATTCCGCGTGAATACATTTTATATGCGTGTCCAACTGGTCCTTTTCTGCACCAATTGGAAGAATTCTGGAATAAATCACGATTATTGTGTGGCTGGAATGGAGCACACAATTATGTTCCACACATTACATTGGTTTCGTTTTTCAAG GCTCCTGACGAATGCGCTTTACAACTATCTAAAGCCTTGAAACAAATCGTTGATATGGCTGGTGCCTTATTAGATCGACCAATTAAGCTAGAATTGTATATGAGTCCaaattttatgggattttttgTTGCCGAAGATGATGCCAACTATTTGAAACGATTGGCTTTACAATATGTGAAGGAATCATCTAATTCAA CAATATCATTGGAGCCGCACGTTAAATCACTTCATTTGACCTTAGCGTATCAGTTCCCGCAGAGCCAATTTAATGCACTGAAAACATTAGTGGAATCATTAGATCCATCTTGTGCATCCAGTTGGGAACTTCGATTATATTCGCGCGATCCAAGGCTAGCGACGaaacaa GTACACAAAGTTCTATATCCACATAGTCCACATGAAATCGATGAACTCGAATTGCGAATAGGTGATTTTATTTACTTGAATAGTGATTCTGTGGATAATTCGTGTGATGGATGGGTTGAGGGTATTTCATGGTTAACTGGTATGACTGGATATTTACCTGTAAATTACACTGAACGCACAGCAGAATCAGATGCATGGACTATGCATAGAGTTGTTCAATTATCAAAATCTATAACACCATCATTGACATCAGTTGAAGAAATTGATATTGTAGACGGAAGAAGTTTATCGACCGAGGACGAACGAAGGGATTTACATccag GTCATTTACACCAAGATTTAATTGAAGGCTCCTCTTTCACTGAAGAATCCGACCTTAGCGCTGAAAGATTTTTACGAAAGACCTTAATTAACCGTTGTGTTGAAATTCCATCAGTTTTACAAGCAATACATCCACCACCAGAAATAGACAACGACGCTGACATAGACAGCTCAAGTATGCAGTCGGAAAAGAAAGACTCCAGCACATCGAAAGCGACAAAAAATCGCAAAATCTATGTAATGCGTCATGGTGAAAGGGTCGACTTTACATTTGGCACTTGGATTCCTTATTGCTTTGATGAGTTTAATAATTATGTGAGAAAGGATCTAAATATGCCTAAATCGTTACCTAAAAG aaaaaattgtccAGAGGGTTGGCAAAATGATTCGCCTTTAACGAATATTGGACTTTTCCAAGCTAAATTAGTTGGTGAGGCAATGTATGAGGCTGGCATTCAAGTGGATCATGTTTATTGCTCACCAGCTTATCGTTGTGTACAAACATGTACAAGTGCTCTAGAAG GTCTTAAACTTAATGGAAAACACAAGCTACGTGTGGAAGCTGGACTTTTTGAATGGATGGCTTGGTATCCCGACGGAGTGCCAGATTGGTGTACTCTGGACGAATTAATTGAAGCGCGTTATCACATTGATAAAGAATATGAACCAATATTAAATGGGACCAATCTAAATGACGTCATCAAAGAGACATCTGAAGAATTTTACAATCGCAATCATGAATGTTTACTAAAAATCCTTGAATCAACAA CTGGCAATATATTGATTGTAGCACATGCAACGACTCTAGACACCTGCTCACGTCAGTTAATTGGAGAAAATCCACGTTCCACAAATGAATTGCGGCAGGTTATTCACAAAATTCCATACTGCAGTCTGGCAACTGTGGAGCAAATAAATGGCGAATGGAAATTGGTTGAACCAGAATTTTTGCCTGTGACGCATTCAAAGAATCCACGTTTCGAATGGAATGCATTGACTGCCACATAG
- the LOC129914694 gene encoding ecdysteroid-phosphate phosphatase isoform X1, translating to MATLPPRKNPTPTRISKQHLTPLQTLLQMGFQKHRAEKALASTGNRGVQIASDWLLAHVNDPSLDECIPREYILYACPTGPFLHQLEEFWNKSRLLCGWNGAHNYVPHITLVSFFKAPDECALQLSKALKQIVDMAGALLDRPIKLELYMSPNFMGFFVAEDDANYLKRLALQYVKESSNSIISDTYEQLDAIVACFPWCGAVSSGNRCIPRSSRSISLEPHVKSLHLTLAYQFPQSQFNALKTLVESLDPSCASSWELRLYSRDPRLATKQVHKVLYPHSPHEIDELELRIGDFIYLNSDSVDNSCDGWVEGISWLTGMTGYLPVNYTERTAESDAWTMHRVVQLSKSITPSLTSVEEIDIVDGRSLSTEDERRDLHPGHLHQDLIEGSSFTEESDLSAERFLRKTLINRCVEIPSVLQAIHPPPEIDNDADIDSSSMQSEKKDSSTSKATKNRKIYVMRHGERVDFTFGTWIPYCFDEFNNYVRKDLNMPKSLPKRKNCPEGWQNDSPLTNIGLFQAKLVGEAMYEAGIQVDHVYCSPAYRCVQTCTSALEGLKLNGKHKLRVEAGLFEWMAWYPDGVPDWCTLDELIEARYHIDKEYEPILNGTNLNDVIKETSEEFYNRNHECLLKILESTTGNILIVAHATTLDTCSRQLIGENPRSTNELRQVIHKIPYCSLATVEQINGEWKLVEPEFLPVTHSKNPRFEWNALTAT from the exons ATGGCAACATTACCGCCACGAAAGAATCCAACACCAACGAGAATCTCGAAGCAGCATCTAACTCCGTTGCAGACGCTGCTACAGATGGGTTTTCAAAAGCATAGGGC AGAAAAGGCTTTAGCTTCGACCGGCAATCGAGGAGTACAAATTGCTTCCGATTGGTTGTTGGCTCACGTAAATGATCCATCGCTAGACGAATGTATTCCGCGTGAATACATTTTATATGCGTGTCCAACTGGTCCTTTTCTGCACCAATTGGAAGAATTCTGGAATAAATCACGATTATTGTGTGGCTGGAATGGAGCACACAATTATGTTCCACACATTACATTGGTTTCGTTTTTCAAG GCTCCTGACGAATGCGCTTTACAACTATCTAAAGCCTTGAAACAAATCGTTGATATGGCTGGTGCCTTATTAGATCGACCAATTAAGCTAGAATTGTATATGAGTCCaaattttatgggattttttgTTGCCGAAGATGATGCCAACTATTTGAAACGATTGGCTTTACAATATGTGAAGGAATCATCTAATTCAA taatAAGTGATACTTATGAGCAACTTGATGCAATTGTGGCTTGCTTTCCATGGTGTGGGGCCGTATCTTCTGGTAATCGATGCATACCGCGCAGCAGTCGAT CAATATCATTGGAGCCGCACGTTAAATCACTTCATTTGACCTTAGCGTATCAGTTCCCGCAGAGCCAATTTAATGCACTGAAAACATTAGTGGAATCATTAGATCCATCTTGTGCATCCAGTTGGGAACTTCGATTATATTCGCGCGATCCAAGGCTAGCGACGaaacaa GTACACAAAGTTCTATATCCACATAGTCCACATGAAATCGATGAACTCGAATTGCGAATAGGTGATTTTATTTACTTGAATAGTGATTCTGTGGATAATTCGTGTGATGGATGGGTTGAGGGTATTTCATGGTTAACTGGTATGACTGGATATTTACCTGTAAATTACACTGAACGCACAGCAGAATCAGATGCATGGACTATGCATAGAGTTGTTCAATTATCAAAATCTATAACACCATCATTGACATCAGTTGAAGAAATTGATATTGTAGACGGAAGAAGTTTATCGACCGAGGACGAACGAAGGGATTTACATccag GTCATTTACACCAAGATTTAATTGAAGGCTCCTCTTTCACTGAAGAATCCGACCTTAGCGCTGAAAGATTTTTACGAAAGACCTTAATTAACCGTTGTGTTGAAATTCCATCAGTTTTACAAGCAATACATCCACCACCAGAAATAGACAACGACGCTGACATAGACAGCTCAAGTATGCAGTCGGAAAAGAAAGACTCCAGCACATCGAAAGCGACAAAAAATCGCAAAATCTATGTAATGCGTCATGGTGAAAGGGTCGACTTTACATTTGGCACTTGGATTCCTTATTGCTTTGATGAGTTTAATAATTATGTGAGAAAGGATCTAAATATGCCTAAATCGTTACCTAAAAG aaaaaattgtccAGAGGGTTGGCAAAATGATTCGCCTTTAACGAATATTGGACTTTTCCAAGCTAAATTAGTTGGTGAGGCAATGTATGAGGCTGGCATTCAAGTGGATCATGTTTATTGCTCACCAGCTTATCGTTGTGTACAAACATGTACAAGTGCTCTAGAAG GTCTTAAACTTAATGGAAAACACAAGCTACGTGTGGAAGCTGGACTTTTTGAATGGATGGCTTGGTATCCCGACGGAGTGCCAGATTGGTGTACTCTGGACGAATTAATTGAAGCGCGTTATCACATTGATAAAGAATATGAACCAATATTAAATGGGACCAATCTAAATGACGTCATCAAAGAGACATCTGAAGAATTTTACAATCGCAATCATGAATGTTTACTAAAAATCCTTGAATCAACAA CTGGCAATATATTGATTGTAGCACATGCAACGACTCTAGACACCTGCTCACGTCAGTTAATTGGAGAAAATCCACGTTCCACAAATGAATTGCGGCAGGTTATTCACAAAATTCCATACTGCAGTCTGGCAACTGTGGAGCAAATAAATGGCGAATGGAAATTGGTTGAACCAGAATTTTTGCCTGTGACGCATTCAAAGAATCCACGTTTCGAATGGAATGCATTGACTGCCACATAG